In Arachis hypogaea cultivar Tifrunner chromosome 17, arahy.Tifrunner.gnm2.J5K5, whole genome shotgun sequence, a single window of DNA contains:
- the LOC140180679 gene encoding protein MAIN-LIKE 1-like has product MEDDPARLYRLDGVAHIAGVINEEPQRCIRSMRRQQGMVLDDRYVPYLQMAGLYHLARLNDRWFRLDEAIVSAFVERWRPKTHTFHMPFEECTITLQDVAYQLGLPVDGRYVSGCLSEFHVYIDGGRPAWVWFEELFGVVPPPSQVHKYAVNCSWFQETFGECPEGADEDTVCRYARAYIMMLLGTQLFADKSGNRVHIRWLPFVARLEEMGTYSWGSAALAWLYRCMCRVANRNVIKLAGPLQLLQSWIFWRFPRFRPAGFETFSWPLASRWSGYIPSSSEKGPRVQTWRLWIDRLQDREVSMLLNKFFYLTTIYELASRVALILYRSACSLSGCQWHQVDRVLPQFGGVQPRPQAALNIDFLMSKDGRGGDRWFPSHLQKWHQYWEDRTESVLRFDVVADPGPSHQFLDWWTQHGKRFLSPDPQLGDPRAVAIPVEASQRGAGQVPEMDRPDDVPDRRRVDRRARVGTRHSQRDWGWLERAMEAGDEAGPARGRRRHHPGRGRGRAAVHAAAPDPQDDDADQHGPEGGDGAGAASVAGGSTQDGVHGGEWYDSGMGDGAEPSDAGLGSGPFGHYFVGVPTDDQPQQDGTPWVIPRSQWQDFLGADTLDPDFGSPRFLAEISAIMQEDEPGRRRPQTPATQAPLDVDLNEPATTPVGDQFALGGTPHSAYTAASQSVAGPSAAPLHFTPPAQPAPHEDADEIEDEEPFIRRGQRPRVPRRCGTGSHLFR; this is encoded by the exons CCTCagcgatgcatcaggagcatgcggcggcagcagggcatggtCCTGGATGACAGATACGTTCCATACCTGCAGATGGCTGGTCTTtaccatcttgcaaggctgaacgatagatggttcAGGTTGGACGAGGCCATTGTGAGTGCGTTTGTTGAGCGATGGCGTCCGAAGACGCACACTTTTCATATGCCGTTCGAAGAGTGCACTATCACACtgcaggacgtggcataccagctggGTTTGCCAGTGGACGGGCGTTACGTCAGCGGCTGCCTATCAGAGTTCCATGTATACATCGATGGTGGCCGTCCAGCCTGGGTTTGGTTCGAGGAGTTGTTTGGAGTGGTACCTCCTCCTAGCCAGGTTCATAAGTACGCGGTCAACTgcagctggtttcaggagacGTTTGGTGAGTGCCCGGAGGGAGCTGATGAGGATACTGTGTGTCGTTATGCCCGTGCatacatcatgatgttgttgggcacgcAGCTTTTTGCGGACAAGTCGGGCAACCGCgttcacatcagatggcttccgTTTGTAGCTAGGCTGGAGGAGATGGGGACCTACAGCTGGGGTTCTGCAGCACtggcatggttgtaccggtgcatgtgccgtgTGGCGAACAGAAATGTTATCAAGCTAGCGGGCCCACTTCAGCTACTTCAGTCATGGATTTTCTGGCGATTTCCTCGGTTTAGGCCTGCAGGATTTGAGACGTTCAGCTGGCCACTGGCCTCGAG gtggtcaggttacaTCCCTTCCAGTAGCGAGAAGGGTCCTAGAGTTCAGACGTGGAGGCTATGGATAGACCGGTTGCAGGATAGAGAGGTCAGTATGTTACttaataagtttttttatttaaccACAATTTACGAGTTGGCATCACGAGTTGCCCTGATATTGTATCGTTCTGCGTGCAGTTTATCTGGATGCC agtggcatcaggtGGACAGAGTTCTTCCGCAGTTTGGAGGGGTGCAGCCTCGTCCACAGGCtgccctgaacatcgactttctgatgtcgaAGGACGGCAGAGGCGGCGATCGATGGTTCCCGTCCCATTTGCAGAAGTGGCATCAGTATTGGGAGGACCGTACGGAGAGCGTGCTGAGATTCGATGTTGTTGCTGACCCTGGTCCGTCGCATCAGTTCTTGGATTGGTGGACTCAGCACGGGAAGAGGTTTTTGTCTCCGGATCCGCAGTTGGGCGATCCGAGAGCCGTTGCTATTCCTGTTGAGGCCTCACAGCGGGGAGCTGGGCAAGTACCTGAGATGGATCGGCCTGACGACGTGCCGGATAGGAGGCGGGTTGATAGGAGAGCTCGCGTGGGCACACGTCATAGCCAGCGTGACTGGGGTTGGCTTGAGCGTGCTATGGAGGCTGGCGACGAGGCCGGCCCCGCTAGGGGTCGACGACGACATCATCCTGGCAGAGGTAGAGGGCGTGCTGCGGTTCATGCCGCTGCACCTGACCCTCAGGACGATGACGCTGATCAGCATGGGCCTGAGGGCGGGGATGGTGCAGGGGCGGCCTCAGTTGCTGGTGGTAGTACCCAGGATGGGGTTCACGGAGGTGAGTGGTATGACTCCGGGATGGGTGACGGGGCTGAGCCTAGTGACGCTGGACTTGGGTCCGGTCCTTTTGGACATTACTTTGTTGGAGTACCCACCGACGACCAGCCTCAGCAGGACGGTACTCCATGGGTTATTCCCAGATCACAGTGGCAGGACTTCCTTGGGGCAGATACGCTCGATCCTGACTTCGGCAGTCCACGGTTTCTGGCGGAGATTTCGGCTATCATGCAGGAGGACGAGCCGGGCAGGAGGCGTCCTCAGACCCCTGCCACGCAGGCACCATTAGATGTTGATCTGAACGAGCCTGCTACGACTCCTGTTGGTGACCAGTTTGCTTTGGGAGGTACCCCACATTCCGCTTACACCGCTGCATCACAGTCTGTCGCCGGGCCGTCTGCCGCACCACTCCATTTTACGCCACCCGCACAGCCTGCCCCGCATGAGGACGCAGATGAGATAGAGGATGAGGAGCCGTTTATCCGCAGAGGTCAGAGGCCACGGGTTCCCCGTCGTTGTGGGACAGGCTCCCACTTGTTTAGATGA